The Orcinus orca chromosome 16, mOrcOrc1.1, whole genome shotgun sequence genome includes a window with the following:
- the GIGYF1 gene encoding GRB10-interacting GYF protein 1 isoform X10, translated as MGPLAETPGRSSVARVGMTEARGGLRSRPGGMEGPWPPPADCVFPCSQARSGFDEGGAGPRKEHARSDSENWRSLREEQEEEEEGSWRLGAGPRRDGDRWRSASPDGGPRSAGWREHGDRRRKFEFDLRGDRGGCGEEEGRGGGGGSHLRRGRGPDGFDDDKDGLPEWCLDDEDEEMGTFDASGAFLPVKKGPKEPIPEEQELDFQGLEEEEEEPSEGLDEEGPEAGGKELTPLPPQEEKSSSPSPLPSLGPLWGGNGEGDDALEKDLPAAEGDDMRAVQLSPGVGSPPGPPGDLEDDEGLKHLQQEAEKLVASLQDSSLEEEQFTAAIQAQGLRHSAAATALPLSHGAARKWFYKDPQGEIQGPFTTQEMAEWFQAGYFSMALLVKRGCDEGFQPLGEVIKMWGRVPFAPGPSPPPLLALTQGNMDQERLKKQQELAAAALYQQLQHQQFLQLVGSRQLPQCALREKAALGDLPPPPQQQLTAFLQQLQALKPPRGGDQNLLPTMNRSLSAPDSGPLWDIHTSASSQSGGEASLWDIPINSSTQGPILEQLQLQHKFQERREVELRAKREEEERKRREEKRRQQQQEEQKRRQEEEELFRRKQVRQQELLLKLLQQQQAVAAVPVPPAPSSPPPLWAGLAKQGLSMKTLLELQLEGERQMHKQPPPREPSRAQAPNHRVQLGGLGATPLNQWVSEAGPLWGGPDKSGGSSSLGLWEDTLKSSGSLARSLGLKNSRSSPSLSDSYSHLSGRPVRKKTEEEEKLLKLLQGIPRPQDGFTQWCEQMLHTLSTTGSLDVPMAVAILKEVESPYDVHDYIRSCLGDTLEAKEFAKQFLERRAKQKASQQRQQQQEAWLSSGSLQTAFQTNHSTKLGSGEGSKAKRRALMLHSDPSILGYSLHGPSGEIESVDDY; from the exons ATGGGGCCTTTGGCCGAAACCCCCGGGAGATCCAGCGTAGCCAGAGTTGGGATGACAG AAGCGAGAGGCGGTTTGAGAAGTCGGCCAGGAGGGATGGAG GGACCGTGGCCGCCGCCCGCTGACTGTGTCTTCCCCTGCTCCCAAGCGCGATCCGGGTTTGATGAGGGAGGGGCTGGCCCGAGGAAGGAGCATGCCCGCTCAGATAGCGAGAACTGGCGTTCTCTCCGGGAGGaacaagaggaagaggaggagggcagCTGGAGACTTGGGGCAGGACCCCGGCGAGATGGCGACCGCTGGCGCTCTGCCAGCCCTG ATGGCGGCCCCCGCTCTGCTGGCTGGCGGGAACATGGGGACCGGCGTCGGAAGTTTGAATTTGATTTGCGAGGGGATCGAGGAGGGTGTGgtgaagaggaggggaggggtggggggggcggctcTCACCTCCGGAGGGGCCGAGGGCCTGACGGCTTTGATGACGACAAGGATGGGCTCCCGGAGTGGTGTCTGGACGATGAGGATGAAGAAATGGGCACCTTCGATGCCTCCGGGGCCTTCTTGCCTGTCAAG AAGGGCCCCAAGGAGCCCATTCCTGAGGAGCAGGAGCTCGACTTCCAGGgtctggaggaagaggaggaagagcctTCCGAAGGGCTGGACGAGGAGGGGCCTGAGGCGG GTGGGAAAGAACTGACCCCACTGCCTCCTCAGGAGGAGAAGTCCAGctccccatccccactgcccAGCTTGGGCCCACTCTGGGGAGGCAACGGGGAAGGCGATGATGCTCTGGAGAAAGACCTGCCGGCAGCTGAAG GAGACGATATGAGGGCAGTGCAGCTGAGTCCTGGGGTGGGTTCACCCCCTGGCCCACCTGGAGATCTGGAAGATGATGAAGGCTTGAAGCACCTGCAGCAG GAGGCGGAGAAGCTCGTGGCCTCCCTGCAGGACAGCTCCCTGGAGGAGGAGCAGTTCACAGCCGCCATCCAGGCCCAGGGCCTGCGCCACTCTGCAGCTGCCACCGCCCTCCCCCTCAGCCATGGCGCGGCCCGGAAGTGGTTCTACAAGGACCCGCAGGGGGAGATCCAAG GCCCCTTCACGACACAGGAGATGGCGGAGTGGTTCCAGGCGGGCTATTTCTCTATGGCCCTGCTTGTGAAGCGGGGCTGTGATGAGGGCTTCCAGCCGTTGGGTGAGGTGATCAAGATGTGGGGTCGTGTGCCCTTTGCCCCTGGGCCCTCACCACCCCCACTG CTGGCCCTCACTCAGGGAAACATGGACCAGGAGCGGCTGAAGAAGCAGCAGGAGCTGGCGGCAGCCGCCTTGTACCAGCAGCTGCAGCACCAGCAGTTTCTGCAGCTGGTCGGCAG CCGCCAGCTCCCGCAGTGTGCGCTCCGGGAAAAGGCGGCTCTGGGGgacctgccgccgccgccgcagcagcAGCTCACCGCGTTCCTGCAGCAGCTCCAAGCTCTCAAGCCCCCCAG GGGTGGGGACCAGAACTTGCTCCCGACGATGAACCGGTCCCTGTCAGCGCCAGACTCGGGCCCCCTCTGGGACATACATACCTCAGCCTCATCACAGTCAG GCGGTGAGGCCAGTCTTTGGGACATACCAATTAACTCTTCGACTCAGGGTCCAATTCTAGAACAACTCCAGCTGCAGCATAAA TTCCAGGAGCGCAGAGAAGTGGAGCTCAGGGCGAAGCGGGAGGAGGAGGAGCGCAAGCGCCGAGAGGAGAAGCGccgccagcagcagcaggaggagcAGAAGCGGCGGCAGGAAGAAGAGGAGCTGTTTCGGCGCAAGCAG GTGCGGCAGCAGGAGCTCCTGCTGAAGCTGCTCCAGCAGCAGCAGGCGGTGGCTGCCGTCCCTGTGCCTCCTGCGCCCAGTTCCCCGCCCCCCCTGTGGGCCGGCCTGGCCAAGCAGGGCCTGTCGATGAAGACGCTGCTGGAGCTGCAGCTGGAGGGCGAGCGGCAGATGCATAAGCAGCCCCCGCCTCGGGAGCCTTCGCGGGCCCAGGCTCCCAACCACCGCGTG CAGCTCGGGGGCCTGGGCGCCACCCCCCTGAACCAGTGGGTGTCTGAGGCTGGGCCGCTGTGGGGCGGGCCCGACAAGAGTGGGGGCAGCAGCAGCCTGGGGCTCTGGGAGGACACCCTCAAGAGCAGCGGGAGCCTGGCCCGCAGCCTGGGCCTGAAGAACAGCCGCAGCAGCCCCTCTCTCAG TGACTCGTACAGCCACCTGTCGGGTCGGCCTGTGCGCAAAAAGacggaagaggaagagaagctgCTGAAGCTGCTCCAGGGCATCCCCCGGCCCCAGGATGGCTTCACCCAGTGGTGTGAGCAGATGCTGCACACGCTGAGCACCACGGGCAGCCTGGACG TGCCCATGGCTGTAGCGATCCTCAAGGAGGTGGAATCCCCCTACGACGTCCATGACTATATCCGTTCCTGCCTGGGGGACACGCTGGAAGCCAAAGAATTTGCCAAACAATTCCTGGAGCGGAGGGCCAAGCAGAAGGCCagccagcagcggcagcagcagcag GAGGCTTGGCTGAGCAGTGGCTCCCTGCAGACAGCCTTTCAGACCAACCACAGCACCAAACTCGGCTCTGGGGAGGGCAGCAAAGCCAAGAGGCGGGCACTGATGCTGCACTCGGACCCCAGCATCTTGG GGTACTCCCTGCATGGACCTTCTGGTGAGATCGAGAGCGTGGATGACTACTGA